A stretch of the Chlorobiota bacterium genome encodes the following:
- the lepA gene encoding elongation factor 4, with product MKKIRNFCIIAHIDHGKSTLADRLLEHTGRVTKREMTNAQILDDNPLEQERGITIKLHAIEMDYIRPIATGDTDKYILNLIDTPGHVDFSYEVSRSLAACEGALLIVDATQGVEAQTISNLYLAIDAGLEIIPVINKIDLPSALTTLEGVKQQVMDLIGCKENEIILASAKAGIGIEEILEAIVEKIPSPKGDENAPLRALIFDSLFDSYRGVIGYVRVLDGEIKSGDKIRFMNTKKDFIVEECGILYMNRVNTGKIPCGSVGYFTAAIKDVKDVKVGDTVTKLKGGSELPVPGFREVKPMVFAGIYPTTTEDYESLRDSLGKLSLNDSALVYEPETSTALGFGFRCGFLGMLHMEIIKERLEREFNQSIITTIPNVEYIVHLNNGKTSIIDNPSQMPPIGNIDFIEEPYIKAQMICPSEFIGAINKLCIERRGIYKNTQYLTSERVDITFELPLAEVIFDFYDKLKSMTRGYASLDYEIIGLREGDLVKVDVLLNNEPVDALSIITHRSKSFYYGKKLCSKLRELIPRQMFEVIIQAAIGVKIISRETVRAMRKDVTAKCYGGDISRKRKLLEKQKEGKKRMKQVGSVEIPQEAFLAVLSIDND from the coding sequence ATGAAAAAAATTCGCAACTTTTGCATAATTGCACATATAGATCATGGCAAATCGACTTTAGCTGATAGGTTGCTTGAACATACTGGGCGTGTTACTAAACGAGAAATGACAAACGCTCAAATTCTAGATGATAATCCATTAGAACAAGAACGGGGAATTACAATAAAATTGCATGCTATCGAAATGGATTATATTAGACCAATAGCAACTGGTGATACCGATAAATACATCTTAAATTTGATTGATACTCCTGGTCATGTCGATTTTAGTTATGAAGTTTCAAGATCATTAGCTGCTTGTGAAGGGGCATTGTTAATCGTAGATGCAACTCAAGGAGTTGAAGCTCAAACTATTTCAAATTTGTATTTGGCAATAGATGCAGGCTTAGAGATAATTCCAGTTATAAACAAAATTGATTTACCATCAGCATTAACAACCCTTGAAGGAGTAAAGCAACAAGTAATGGATTTAATTGGTTGTAAGGAAAATGAAATAATTCTTGCTTCAGCAAAAGCTGGTATTGGAATTGAAGAAATTCTTGAAGCTATTGTTGAAAAAATACCTTCTCCTAAAGGTGATGAGAATGCACCATTAAGAGCATTAATTTTTGATTCATTGTTTGACAGTTATAGAGGGGTTATTGGTTATGTTAGAGTTCTTGATGGTGAAATTAAATCTGGAGATAAAATTAGGTTTATGAACACCAAAAAAGATTTCATTGTTGAAGAATGTGGCATATTATACATGAATAGAGTTAATACTGGGAAAATTCCTTGTGGTTCAGTAGGATATTTTACTGCTGCAATAAAAGATGTTAAGGATGTTAAAGTTGGAGATACTGTTACTAAATTAAAAGGAGGATCTGAACTACCAGTACCAGGTTTTCGTGAAGTAAAACCAATGGTATTTGCAGGTATTTATCCTACTACAACAGAAGATTATGAGTCATTGCGAGATTCTTTAGGGAAACTCTCTTTAAATGATTCTGCACTAGTTTATGAACCTGAAACATCAACTGCATTAGGATTCGGTTTCAGATGTGGGTTTTTGGGAATGTTACATATGGAGATTATCAAAGAAAGACTTGAACGAGAGTTTAATCAATCAATTATTACAACAATTCCAAATGTTGAATATATTGTTCATTTAAATAATGGAAAAACTTCTATAATAGATAATCCTTCCCAAATGCCACCAATTGGAAATATTGATTTTATTGAAGAACCTTATATAAAAGCTCAAATGATTTGTCCTTCTGAGTTTATTGGAGCTATTAACAAATTATGCATTGAACGCCGTGGTATTTATAAGAACACTCAATATTTAACTTCAGAAAGGGTTGATATTACTTTTGAACTCCCTTTAGCTGAAGTGATTTTTGATTTTTATGATAAGCTTAAATCAATGACTCGAGGTTATGCTTCCCTTGATTATGAAATAATTGGTTTAAGAGAAGGTGATTTAGTAAAAGTTGATGTGTTGTTAAATAACGAGCCAGTAGATGCTTTATCAATTATTACTCATCGATCTAAATCGTTTTATTATGGTAAAAAACTTTGCTCAAAACTTAGAGAATTGATTCCAAGGCAAATGTTTGAAGTAATTATTCAAGCTGCAATTGGAGTTAAAATAATTTCTCGTGAAACTGTTAGAGCCATGAGAAAAGATGTAACCGCTAAGTGTTATGGTGGTGATATTTCACGTAAAAGAAAATTGTTAGAAAAACAAAAGGAAGGGAAGAAAAGAATGAAACAAGTGGGTTCAGTTGAAATTCCTCAAGAAGCTTTCTTAGCAGTGCTTTCAATTGATAATGATTAA
- the ugpC gene encoding sn-glycerol-3-phosphate ABC transporter ATP-binding protein UgpC: MASVTLKNLSKIFDDGTTVVDNVSLVIPDGQFCVIVGPSGCGKSTTLRMIAGLEEITSGEVIIDGTVVNYLPPKDRDIAMVFQNYALYPHMTVRENLAFALKMRKLLIVDINKRVEEVAKMLELEPLMDRKPKSLSGGQRQRVALGRAIVRNPKVFLFDEPLSNLDAKLRTQTRTEIQKLHGELRTTSIYVTHDQVEAMTMGDVIVVMYEGKVQQISSPNQIYKHPVNRFVASFIGTPAMNIFEGSIIESDGMYIFMQNNISIKIPLSNVIDNYSLVKSIGIRAEHFEICASDDPNSFKVMVAVIELLGYQTLAYFSFGKTLISAVVSSDINLKRGETIYLKIETNKIFFFDIYGKNLNI; this comes from the coding sequence ATGGCTTCAGTAACTTTAAAAAATCTTAGTAAGATTTTTGATGATGGAACAACAGTTGTAGATAATGTTTCTTTAGTTATACCAGATGGACAATTTTGTGTTATTGTAGGACCCTCAGGGTGTGGGAAATCAACAACACTCCGAATGATTGCAGGGTTAGAAGAAATAACTTCAGGGGAAGTAATTATTGATGGTACCGTTGTTAATTATTTACCTCCAAAAGACCGTGATATTGCAATGGTTTTTCAGAATTATGCTCTATATCCTCACATGACTGTTAGGGAAAATTTAGCTTTTGCACTAAAAATGAGAAAATTATTGATTGTTGATATCAATAAAAGAGTTGAAGAAGTAGCAAAAATGCTTGAATTAGAACCACTAATGGATAGAAAACCCAAATCTTTGTCAGGAGGTCAAAGGCAAAGAGTTGCTTTAGGAAGAGCAATTGTTAGAAACCCTAAAGTTTTTCTATTTGATGAACCACTTTCGAATTTAGATGCAAAACTCCGAACTCAAACCAGAACTGAGATTCAAAAACTTCATGGTGAACTTAGAACAACATCTATTTATGTTACACACGATCAAGTTGAAGCAATGACAATGGGTGATGTAATTGTTGTTATGTATGAAGGCAAAGTTCAGCAAATTTCTTCTCCAAACCAAATTTACAAACACCCTGTTAATCGCTTTGTAGCGAGCTTTATTGGTACTCCTGCAATGAATATTTTTGAAGGTTCAATCATTGAATCAGATGGTATGTATATTTTTATGCAAAATAACATCTCGATTAAAATACCTCTATCAAACGTAATTGATAATTATTCATTAGTTAAATCTATTGGAATAAGAGCTGAACATTTCGAAATTTGTGCATCTGATGATCCAAATTCATTTAAAGTTATGGTTGCAGTGATTGAGCTGCTAGGATATCAAACATTAGCATACTTTTCATTTGGTAAAACATTGATTTCTGCTGTTGTTTCATCAGATATTAACCTGAAAAGAGGTGAAACCATTTATTTAAAAATTGAAACAAATAAGATATTTTTCTTTGATATATATGGTAAAAATTTAAATATTTAA